A single region of the Desulfuromonadales bacterium genome encodes:
- a CDS encoding iron-sulfur cluster assembly scaffold protein, protein TNAAVAEALDGLPTQKMHCSNLAADALHEAIKNYREKHS, encoded by the coding sequence ACCAACGCCGCCGTCGCCGAAGCCCTCGACGGTTTGCCGACGCAGAAGATGCACTGCTCGAACCTCGCCGCCGACGCCCTGCACGAGGCGATAAAAAACTACAGGGAAAAGCACTCGTAA